In Pseudomonas nunensis, a single window of DNA contains:
- a CDS encoding DUF2058 domain-containing protein: protein MSISLRDQLLKAGLVNQKQAKQVGKEKQKQQRLVHKGQIEQDDTQQRLAQEALAEKVKRDQELNRLQQEKVEAKARAAQIKQLIEVSRLPKLTTEDYYNFVDDKKVKRISVNTLMRNQLSNGFLAIVHHAGGYEVIPREAALKIQERDPQRIVQLNVKKEEVAAEDDPYAAYQIPDDLMW, encoded by the coding sequence ATGAGCATTTCCCTTCGCGACCAGTTGCTCAAAGCAGGGCTGGTCAACCAAAAGCAGGCCAAACAGGTCGGCAAAGAGAAGCAGAAGCAGCAACGCCTGGTCCATAAAGGCCAGATCGAACAGGACGACACCCAGCAGCGTCTGGCTCAGGAAGCACTGGCCGAAAAGGTCAAGCGTGACCAGGAGCTGAATCGCCTGCAGCAGGAGAAGGTCGAGGCCAAGGCCCGCGCCGCCCAGATCAAGCAATTGATCGAAGTCTCGCGCCTGCCGAAGCTGACCACCGAGGACTACTACAACTTCGTGGACGACAAGAAGGTCAAGCGCATCTCCGTCAACACCCTGATGCGCAACCAGCTCAGCAATGGCTTCCTGGCGATCGTGCACCATGCCGGTGGTTATGAAGTGATCCCGCGTGAGGCCGCCCTGAAGATTCAAGAGCGCGATCCACAGCGCATCGTGCAGTTGAACGTCAAGAAAGAAGAAGTCGCTGCCGAAGACGATCCGTACGCGGCCTATCAGATTCCTGATGATTTGATGTGGTAG
- the fabA gene encoding 3-hydroxyacyl-[acyl-carrier-protein] dehydratase FabA: MTKQNAFTREDLLRCSRGELFGPGNAQLPAPNMLMVDRITHISEEGGKYGKGELVAELDITPDLWFFACHFEGDPVMPGCLGLDAMWQLVGFFLGWQGLPGRGRALGSGEVKFFGQVLPTAKKVTYNIQIKRVLKGKLNLAIADGSVSVDGREIYTAEGLRVGVFTSTENF, from the coding sequence ATGACCAAACAAAACGCCTTTACTCGGGAAGATCTGCTGCGCTGCAGTCGCGGTGAGCTGTTCGGCCCAGGTAACGCGCAACTGCCCGCCCCGAACATGCTGATGGTGGATCGCATCACCCATATCAGTGAAGAGGGTGGCAAGTACGGCAAAGGTGAATTGGTCGCCGAGCTGGATATCACTCCGGACCTGTGGTTCTTCGCCTGTCACTTCGAAGGCGATCCGGTGATGCCGGGCTGCCTGGGCCTCGATGCCATGTGGCAACTGGTCGGCTTCTTCCTCGGCTGGCAAGGTCTGCCGGGCCGTGGTCGCGCACTGGGTTCGGGTGAAGTGAAGTTCTTTGGTCAGGTCCTGCCGACCGCCAAGAAAGTTACGTATAACATTCAGATCAAGCGCGTCCTCAAAGGCAAGCTGAACCTCGCTATCGCCGATGGTTCGGTCAGTGTCGACGGCCGCGAAATCTACACCGCCGAAGGCCTCCGGGTCGGCGTGTTCACCTCCACTGAAAACTTCTAA
- the fabB gene encoding beta-ketoacyl-ACP synthase I has product MRRVVITGLGIVSCLGNDKETVSANLRASRPGIRFNPEYAEMGLRSQVSGSIDLPLEELIDRKIYRFVGHAAAYAYLAMKDAITDSGLTDEQVSNPRTGLIAGSGGASTLNQMEALDILREKGVKRVGPYRVTRTMSSTVSACLATPFKIKGLNYSIASACATSAHCIGTAMEQIQMGKQDIVFAGGGEEEHWSQSFLFDAMGALSSQYNETPEKASRAYDAKRDGFVIAGGGGMVVVEELEHALARGAKIYAEIVGYGATSDGYDMVAPSGEGAIRCMQMAMSTVDTPIDYLNTHGTSTPVGDVAEMKGVREVFGANAPAISSTKSLSGHSLGAAGVHEAIYCMLMMEGNFMAGSANIDELDPEVADMPILTKTREDATINTVMSNSFGFGGTNATLVLKRWAGK; this is encoded by the coding sequence ATGCGCCGCGTCGTTATCACTGGTCTGGGCATCGTTTCGTGCCTGGGCAATGACAAAGAGACCGTCTCCGCTAACCTGCGTGCAAGCCGCCCTGGCATCCGGTTCAACCCGGAATATGCTGAAATGGGTCTGCGTAGCCAGGTTTCCGGCTCCATTGACCTTCCCCTCGAAGAGCTGATCGATCGCAAGATCTATCGCTTCGTCGGCCACGCGGCGGCTTACGCCTACCTGGCCATGAAAGACGCCATCACTGACTCCGGTCTGACCGATGAGCAAGTCTCCAACCCGCGTACCGGCCTGATCGCCGGTTCCGGTGGCGCCTCCACGCTGAACCAGATGGAAGCGCTGGACATCCTGCGCGAGAAAGGCGTGAAGCGCGTTGGCCCATACCGTGTAACGCGGACCATGAGCAGCACCGTTTCCGCTTGCCTGGCCACGCCGTTCAAGATCAAGGGCCTGAACTATTCCATCGCTTCTGCCTGCGCCACCAGTGCTCACTGCATCGGTACCGCCATGGAACAGATCCAGATGGGCAAGCAGGACATCGTATTCGCCGGCGGCGGTGAAGAAGAGCATTGGAGCCAATCGTTCCTGTTCGACGCCATGGGCGCACTGTCCAGCCAGTACAACGAAACCCCGGAAAAAGCTTCCCGTGCCTACGACGCCAAGCGTGACGGTTTCGTCATTGCCGGCGGTGGCGGCATGGTCGTGGTCGAAGAGCTGGAACACGCTCTGGCCCGCGGCGCGAAGATCTACGCGGAAATCGTTGGCTACGGCGCAACGTCCGACGGCTACGACATGGTCGCCCCAAGCGGCGAAGGCGCCATCCGCTGCATGCAGATGGCCATGTCCACCGTTGATACCCCGATCGACTACCTGAACACCCACGGCACCTCGACTCCGGTCGGCGACGTCGCGGAAATGAAAGGTGTGCGTGAAGTGTTCGGCGCCAACGCTCCGGCCATCAGCTCTACCAAGAGCCTGTCGGGTCACTCCCTGGGCGCCGCCGGCGTTCACGAAGCGATCTACTGCATGCTGATGATGGAAGGCAACTTCATGGCGGGTTCCGCCAACATCGACGAACTGGACCCGGAAGTGGCTGACATGCCGATCCTGACCAAGACTCGCGAAGACGCCACCATCAACACCGTGATGAGCAACAGCTTCGGCTTCGGCGGCACCAACGCCACGCTGGTACTGAAGCGCTGGGCGGGTAAGTAA
- the relA gene encoding GTP diphosphokinase: protein MVQVRAHQPINTDGSINLEAWLDHAVTVDQALDREALKEACEFARQAEQQANAAKNLWSEGTSSFRTGLEIAEILADLKLDQDSLVAAILYRGVREGQIELPSISQRFGPVVAKLIDGVLRMAAISASLSPRQSLVLGTQGQVENLRKMLVAMVDDVRVALIKLAERTCAIRAVKTADDEKRNRVAREVFDIYAPLAHRLGIGHIKWELEDLSFRYLEPDQYKQIAKLLHERRLDRERFIADVMSQLKNELTATGVDADISGRAKHIYSIWRKMQRKGLEFSQIYDVRAVRVLVPEMRDCYTALGIVHTLWRHIPKEFDDYIANPKENGYRSLHTAVIGPEGKVLEVQIRTHAMHEEAELGVCAHWRYKGTDVKAGSNQYEEKISWLRQVLEWHEELGDIGGLADQLRVDIEPDRVYIFTPDGHAIDLPKGSTPLDFAYRVHTEIGHNCRGAKINGRIVPLNYSLQTGEQVEIITSKHGTPSRDWLNSNLGYVTTSRARAKIVHWFKLQARDQNVAAGKTLLERELARLGLPAVDFDKLAEKANMKTAEDMFAALGAGDLRLAQLVNLAQQLVEPERGNEQLELIPRKATGYKPGKRGDIQIQGVGNLMTQMAGCCQPLPGDAIVGYITQGRGVSIHRQDCASVLQLGGREPERIIQVSWGPVPVLTYPVDIIIRAYDRSGLLRDVSQVLLNERINVLAVNTRSNKEDNTALMSLTIEIPGLDALGRLLGRISQLPNIIETRRNRTP, encoded by the coding sequence ATGGTACAGGTGAGAGCACACCAGCCGATCAACACCGACGGCAGTATCAATCTCGAGGCTTGGCTCGATCACGCGGTCACTGTCGATCAGGCACTGGATCGCGAAGCCTTGAAGGAAGCCTGCGAGTTCGCTCGACAGGCCGAACAGCAAGCCAATGCGGCGAAGAATCTCTGGTCCGAAGGGACCTCGAGTTTCCGCACGGGCCTTGAGATCGCCGAGATTCTCGCCGACCTCAAACTCGATCAGGATTCGTTGGTAGCCGCGATCCTGTATCGCGGCGTGCGCGAAGGTCAGATCGAATTACCGTCGATCAGCCAGCGCTTCGGTCCGGTGGTCGCCAAACTCATCGACGGCGTGTTGCGCATGGCGGCGATCAGCGCCAGTCTGAGCCCCCGCCAATCTCTGGTGCTGGGCACTCAGGGCCAGGTGGAAAACCTGCGCAAGATGCTGGTGGCCATGGTCGACGACGTACGCGTCGCGCTGATCAAACTGGCCGAACGCACCTGCGCGATCCGTGCGGTGAAAACCGCTGACGACGAAAAGCGCAACCGCGTCGCCCGTGAAGTCTTCGACATTTACGCGCCGCTGGCTCACCGTCTCGGTATCGGTCATATCAAGTGGGAACTGGAGGACTTGTCCTTCCGTTACCTTGAGCCCGACCAATACAAGCAGATCGCCAAGTTGCTGCACGAACGGCGTCTGGATCGCGAGCGCTTCATCGCCGACGTGATGAGCCAACTGAAGAATGAACTGACCGCCACCGGCGTCGATGCCGACATCAGCGGCCGGGCCAAACACATCTATTCGATCTGGCGCAAAATGCAGCGCAAGGGTCTGGAGTTCAGCCAGATCTACGACGTGCGCGCCGTTCGCGTGCTGGTGCCGGAAATGCGCGACTGCTATACCGCGCTCGGCATCGTCCACACCTTGTGGCGACACATCCCGAAAGAGTTCGACGACTACATCGCCAACCCGAAAGAGAACGGCTACCGCTCGCTGCACACCGCAGTAATTGGCCCGGAAGGCAAAGTGCTGGAAGTGCAGATCCGCACCCACGCGATGCACGAAGAAGCCGAGCTGGGGGTATGCGCGCACTGGCGCTACAAGGGCACCGACGTCAAGGCCGGTTCCAACCAGTACGAAGAGAAAATCTCCTGGCTGCGTCAGGTACTCGAGTGGCACGAAGAGCTCGGTGACATCGGCGGCCTGGCGGATCAGTTGCGAGTCGATATCGAGCCGGACCGGGTCTACATCTTCACCCCCGACGGTCACGCCATCGATTTGCCGAAAGGCTCGACGCCGCTGGACTTTGCCTACCGCGTGCACACCGAGATCGGTCACAACTGCCGTGGCGCCAAGATCAACGGGCGCATCGTACCGCTCAACTACAGCCTGCAAACCGGTGAGCAAGTCGAGATCATCACCAGCAAGCACGGCACTCCGAGCCGCGACTGGCTGAACTCGAACCTGGGTTACGTCACTACCTCGCGAGCTCGGGCGAAGATCGTTCACTGGTTCAAATTGCAGGCTCGGGACCAGAACGTTGCGGCGGGCAAAACCTTGCTCGAACGCGAACTGGCTCGTCTCGGTTTGCCAGCGGTGGATTTCGACAAGTTGGCCGAAAAAGCCAACATGAAAACCGCCGAGGACATGTTTGCCGCCCTCGGTGCCGGCGATTTGCGCCTGGCGCAATTGGTCAATCTGGCCCAGCAACTGGTCGAGCCGGAACGCGGCAACGAACAGCTGGAACTGATCCCGCGCAAAGCCACCGGCTACAAGCCAGGCAAGCGCGGCGATATCCAGATCCAGGGCGTCGGCAACCTGATGACCCAGATGGCCGGCTGCTGCCAGCCGCTGCCGGGGGATGCAATCGTCGGTTACATCACCCAGGGGCGCGGTGTGAGCATTCACCGCCAGGACTGCGCCTCGGTGCTGCAACTGGGCGGGCGCGAGCCGGAGCGGATCATCCAGGTCAGCTGGGGCCCGGTGCCGGTGCTCACCTACCCGGTGGACATCATCATCCGTGCCTACGACCGTTCCGGTCTGCTGCGTGACGTTTCGCAAGTGCTGCTCAACGAGCGGATCAACGTGCTGGCGGTCAACACCCGCTCGAACAAAGAGGACAACACTGCGTTGATGTCCCTGACCATCGAGATTCCGGGGCTGGACGCGTTGGGTCGGTTGCTGGGGCGGATTTCCCAGTTGCCGAACATCATCGAAACCCGGCGTAACCGTACGCCGTGA
- the mazG gene encoding nucleoside triphosphate pyrophosphohydrolase, with the protein MYSLEDLLHLMNRLRDPQFGCPWDIRQTYATIVPHTLEEAYEVADAIERGDFDHLQGELGDLLFQVVYYSQLAKEEGRFEFAGVIDSITRKLIRRHPHVFPSGDLYAPLDVPRLNEEQVKQRWEEIKAEERAEKSSAPQQLSLLDDVPAALPALSRSAKLQKRAGQVGFDWPDALPVLDKVREELDEVLEAMADNDAAAIADEVGDLLFSVVNLARHLKVDPETALRGANSKFERRFRFIEQALRDTHRPIEDCTLEELDALWGEAKRQEKNLPSCG; encoded by the coding sequence ATGTACAGCCTTGAAGACTTATTGCACCTGATGAACCGCCTGCGCGATCCGCAGTTCGGCTGCCCGTGGGATATCAGGCAAACCTACGCCACGATCGTCCCGCACACCCTGGAAGAAGCCTACGAAGTCGCTGACGCTATCGAGCGCGGTGACTTCGATCACTTGCAGGGCGAATTGGGCGACTTGTTGTTCCAGGTGGTTTATTACAGCCAACTGGCCAAGGAAGAAGGGCGTTTCGAATTCGCCGGGGTCATCGACAGCATCACGCGCAAACTGATTCGGCGTCATCCTCACGTGTTCCCCAGCGGCGATCTGTACGCGCCGCTGGACGTCCCGCGCCTGAATGAAGAACAGGTCAAGCAGCGTTGGGAAGAGATCAAGGCCGAAGAACGCGCCGAGAAATCTTCCGCGCCGCAGCAACTGTCCTTGCTCGATGATGTACCCGCCGCGCTGCCGGCATTGTCCCGTTCGGCGAAGTTGCAGAAGCGCGCCGGGCAGGTCGGTTTCGACTGGCCGGATGCCTTGCCGGTGCTGGACAAAGTCCGCGAAGAGCTCGATGAAGTGCTCGAAGCCATGGCCGACAACGACGCGGCAGCGATTGCCGACGAGGTCGGTGATCTGCTGTTTTCCGTGGTCAATCTGGCGCGTCATCTGAAGGTCGATCCGGAAACCGCCTTGCGCGGCGCCAACAGTAAATTCGAAAGACGCTTCCGTTTTATCGAACAGGCATTGCGCGACACCCACCGTCCCATAGAAGATTGCACCCTCGAAGAGTTGGACGCCCTGTGGGGCGAAGCCAAACGTCAGGAAAAGAATTTGCCCAGCTGCGGTTGA